A window of Ptychodera flava strain L36383 chromosome 1, AS_Pfla_20210202, whole genome shotgun sequence contains these coding sequences:
- the LOC139141079 gene encoding ADP-ribosylation factor 3-like, whose translation MGLYLSKIVEAIGNLSTSQARILMLGLDAAGKTTILYKVKLNETVTTIPTIGFNVETVKPKKGLEFTVWDVGGQEKIRALWRHYYTGSDGLIFVVDSSDKLRLCEAKEELFAILESDEMTEGVPVLILANKQDLPGACSPAEIIEALGLKSLRHHAWYVQGAVATNGSGIYEGITELANMVKTHKGRR comes from the exons ATGGGACTGTACCTTTCTAAGATCGTTGAAGCTATTGGAAACTTGTCAACATCACAAGCTCGAATATTGATGCTGGGCTTGGACGCTGCAG GTAAAACTACAATTCTGTACAAGGTCAAACTCAATGAAACTGTGACAACGATACCAACAATAGGTTTCAACGTGGAAACTGTCAAACCGAAGAAAGGGTTAGAGTTTACTGTATGGGATGTCGGTGGACAAGAAAAAATCAGAGCATTGTGGCGACACTACTATACAGGATCAGACG GTCTAATATTTGTGGTCGATAGTTCCGACAAATTGCGACTTTGTGAGGCCAAAGAGGAAttgtttgccattttagaaAGTGACGAAATGACGGAAGGTGTGCCTGTTCTAATTCTTGCAAACAAACAAGACTTACCAG GTGCATGTAGTCCCGCAGAGATCATCGAAGCATTGGGTTTGAAAAGTTTACGTCACCATGCTTGGTATGTGCAAGGTGCTGTGGCTACTAATGGTAGTGGTATTTACGAAGGAATCACAGAACTTGCGAACATGGTAAAGACTCACAAAGGTCGCCGATAA